The DNA region acgcagactctgtctcaacctttaagtctttactgaagactcatctcttcagtgggtcatatgattgcgtgtagtctggcccaggagtgtgaaggtgaacggaaaggctctggagcaacgaaccgcccttgctggttcccctctctccactgggattctctgcctctaaccctattacgggggctgagttactggcttactggtgctctttcatggcgtacctaggaggggtgcgtcacttgagtgggttgagtcactgacgtgatcttcctgtccgggctGGCgcaccccttgggttgtgccgtggcggagatctctgtgggctatactcggccttgtgtcaggatggtggttgaagatatccctctagtggtgtgggggctgtgctttggcaaagtgggtggggttatatccttcctgtttggccctgtccgggggtatcttcggatggggccacagtgtctccttacccctcctgtatttatgctgcagtagtttgtgtcggggggctagggtcagtttgttatatctggagtacttctccggtcttatccggtgtcctgtgtgaatttaagtatgctccctctaattctccctttctttctctctctctgaggacctgagccctaggaccatgcctcaggactacctggcatgatgacttattgctgtccccagtccacctggccgtgctgctgctccagtttcaactgttctgcctgcggttatggaaccctgacctgttcaccggatgtgctacctgtcccagacctgctgttttcaactctctagagacagcaagagcggtagagatactctgaatgatcggctatgaaaagccaactgacatttactcctgaggtgctgacttgctgcaccttcgacaactactgtgattattattatctgaccatgctggtcatttatgaacatttgaacatcttggccatgttctgttataatctccacccggcacagccagaagaggactggccacccctcatagcctggttcctctctaggtttcttcctaggttttggcctttctggggagtttttcctagccaccgtgcttctacacctgcattgcttgctgtttggggttttaggctgggtttctgtacagcactttgagatatcagctgatgtacgaagggctatataaatacatttgatttgatgctgtatggtcagaaagagtatgacattgttacCGCCCGTAGCATTGAACGCAGGGGAAGCCAGCGAGCAGTTGCCCCCAAAAATCTAAAATAATAGCCAGTCAGTATTGAGCTAAACCGAGTGAGCTCAGCTGTGAATagtcctggcgcaccaaaaaaacaaacaaagggAAACCAGTTTGAatttggcttcagaccaatcaACATCACAAGCCAAACGTAATTATTGacccattaaaaaaaataaaaaaatcatctCATTGTATTGTTGttctccggtggctagctagctaaaaaatCATCCCATtgctaaattagccatggatggagaacgggatttggacttgtggctttacttaattctccatactgtCCAATGATTACAAAGGctattctgatccaaccatacatTCAtgcattgtgcccctggcctgagaggatggaagttcaacatgtagctagatgtagtaggctaatgttaactagcttgCCTGGCACATCATTGCCCATtaaaaggaagttaggctagcaaaTCAAGTATTTTAGCAAGGTAGCccaggacaacaaaaactaaaagcatgtactatatgacagagtcatagaccaTTTAGGCAAAATGAAAGCGGATGgtattggcgtttctctacaagtacttgcacacacacagaaatcagtaccatggacagcacgtcatatttagcttacgttgattggactaaatagtttttgttatcactgtattagactatatATAGGTGATATTagatgaagttgaaatggtgctggaatagcggAGGTTGTTTTGTCGTCTAAAAATGTTGTAAACATTACCTTGCTTGACTATGCTGTCGGTCATGTAATtgttgttacatgcaatatgttttgtggacttcaccggacagatgttgctcaCCGGTTTTGTAATGAAGCAAATGTGTGGtttaatttattctgccactgtcttcttattgttattgtctcagccttaggcctatatagccCGGTGTCAagacatatgaactaacaggttatagatcaaatgaatgtgttgtgataattgtgttgcaATATGGCTatttttggaggggggggggaatTGTCCTCTCCaatgattttacccacacaccgctACTGTAACATACAGCACTAGACTAAACTTCATACGTATCGAGAGATAAACATTGTAACGCTTTCACTGATTGGGTAACCCGGTATTTCCCGCCAAAGCCAGAAGTGTTATTCAAAAGCATATAAatgtctggatttgattagagCGTTAAGAGGCATGAAAATTCAAACCCGATGCTACCTGATCCGCcatatataaaatacattttatgaaCCCAAGCCCAAATGATTGTGCCATTATCCAATACATATATGATATCGGCACATTACACACGACAGAAAAACCATTAACGCCCATAGATGTTGCTAGCTATAGATGCTCTTGGGTAAATAAATTAAACTAGCTCCAGCAGGCAAATCTTTGAGAGTGAAACCTATTACTGTaaggaaacagcagggagcaggtatcgaaccctcaaccttcgagcccgaggtccggcgcgcaATCGACTGTGTGCAAAAGCATACTCGTGCGGCAGAGTCGATTTCcgtgcttataaacccagggtcgttacattACTGAATTGTACTTTCCTGATTTATATGGTCTGGAATTACACACATCGTTTAAACCATGATAAAGCAGAAGAGAACATGTGATTATGGTGTAGCACATGCGGCCTACAAAGTTATAAGTATAGGCTAACGAATTTGAAATAATAGGGCCTCTGTATAGCTAGTAGGCTGACtcgtatatgtatatatatatatatatatatatacatacatacatatacacacacactgtaccttcCATAAGATTTCCAAATGTTATTAGCCTCCCACCTTTTTCTCTCACTATTATTCCTTCCTCGCTTTCAACAGTTAAATGAAATAAGTTGTCCTTATCTTCACCATTCTAATGTCAtcctttaataataataataataataatataggacTAGATTTAGATTTTTTTCACTTCTCTTGACAAATATcaaatggttatgggtctgaataaataaacTGCTATACCCTACCGCGTTCACGCTTCTTTCAATCTACCAGGGAGTTCAATTGGGCTGCTGTATTTAACATTCAGCAACAAAGAGCTTGCGCCCCTCTTCGAATAGTGTATTGGTATAAGAAATGCAACAAACCAAAAAATGTCCAGCAAGCTATTCTAGTCTAGCTATTCCTGCATGGGACTCCGAAGGGCTAATGAGCGGTAGAGGCCAGCGGAGTAGAGGTGCGGAGCACAGGTGCTTGCATATTGCACAAGTGACATAGGCTATAAGTTAGAAGCTTATTAAGATGGCGAGGAACCTCCTCGCGCAGTACAAAACATGATTTAATATTTTCCTGAGTTCTCTGGTTTTTGTAGAACCACCTGCAACTGGACATTTAACCTTTCCCGATTTGAGAACGATGAAAGTATTGCCAGGAGCAAGTTAGTTTAAAAATCTATGGCAACGTTTTGTATCAGCTAAACTGTATCCTCGAGTATGGAAACATAGTTGTCACATATCTTGCGTAACAAACTGTAGCTAGGTAGGGTATGTAAAATggggtcaactttgagcacctgTATCTCCTGAATGCATTGGCAATCAGGACCAAAAAGTCACCTTCTGACCACTTCGGCCAACCATGTATGAAAAGGTTTTTATTTAGCCCAATATTTGACTAAATGAGCCTGACGTTACTCCTTAGTGAAAGGACCGTTCTGTTTAAAGGGCGAATTGGCTCTGGAAGCCAAACCAGCCAAATACTCAATCTAAACGtgaatcgattctcaattgcGATACCGCTCTAGAAACAAAAATCCCTCTACtttcatatcaaatcaaaataaTTGTCGCGCCTGTCTTCCATTTACACAGGTGTTCGGAGACGCAGATAGCTAACGTTAATTAGCACAGGTAGTGCACCGTCTTCAATCTGCTTTCCTTAAACAAGCGCTGTAACATGGAAATGTGTCCGCTtgggaaccctaaccctataaaaaTGTATCAattaaacattttatttattgCCAATGTGAAAGATAAAGCCCTTACGCTTTCAAAACCCAAGCGATGTTCAAAACCGAGCGTCGCGGCCCTTAACAACCCCCGAGACATGACCCTATTTGAGACAGACATGAATGTAAAgttgtaaacgttatattgaaaCTTACATTTCTCGCACAATCTTCCAATAGCTGAAAAGTAAAACAGAAATCAGTTACTGAAAATGATTGTACAGTAACTTAGCCAACAAAtaattatttaatgaagctggcTACGCGAGTAACGTTATGCAATCAATAAAGTTGAGTCAATTCCGCTTGAATATAGCTAACTATAACGTTAGAAGGCATGCCAAAGGGTTGACGAAGAAGCAAGTTAtggtaacgttaactagctaaatGAATGAACAACATTTGCTAACTGCTCCTACTAGCATGCTCGTTACTGTACTAGCTTAGCTAGCTAGCCCCTATCAACAAAAGTATTGAGCACAGCAATAACCCATTCACAGCACGGATCATTGCTGACAAGAAGTTAGTAGTAATACAATCATATGCAGTAAAAATAAAACGAACAGCTTACCGACACCGGCTTGTTTTCTACAAAAGATCAAATCTGGATGATGTTTAGCCATTGTCGTCGAACGCAGGGCATGCAATGGCTATGTTGAACTTTGACCCTTTCTTCCTTTCTTTTGGTTTAGTTCCTTTTTTGGATCATATTATTTTAGATTATTTCACGTTAGTTAAATTATTATGGTTATGGATATGTTAGTGAATTAATCTAGCTAAATTCAAAAGGAGAATAATAAATATGAACTGCACATAATTCATCCCGGGGTCCTTGCAGCTAGGTATACAAAATATTAGATACAAAATAAAGGTTTTAATGTTTGGCATTCATGTTGCATATTAGTTaagaaaatatattatatatacatttcTGAATTCAAAATTAGAGTAGGACACAGAAAAGCTATATTTCTAATACAACTTTACACGTACGATCTATTTTCCTGCAAAGACACGCGACGTAGACGGCTACAAAACCTGACGTCACCTCTGCTCGACACATCTTTGTCAGTGAACAAAATGGCGACATACTGTCTCACCGTTGCCCGGCTGCAGGTAGGTGACATTTTATCACCTTTATGTACCATCGATGTGTGAGAGTTCACCTTCAAATATAAGTGAATGCACTTTGGATGTGGACCTGATGTCTATATATGATGTTTGTCTGAGAGAGTACGATCAGTCTTGCCGGCTACCCAGGTCATCTTGTCCTGAGTCAAAGCTTCGTCATGAACTCAAGGTTGTCATTTCCACACAAATATGGCTTTTTAAAGCGATTTGTAACGTTTAAAATTGGTTAAGGTGCCCTAATGTACGATGTCATTGCGCTCTATATGTCATTTCAACCGAGGACACGTTTGTTGGTCGCAAGGTTAACGCAAGGTTAGTGCGCATAGCAACCGCACAAGGCGCTGGCAAGCACGACGCAGCATGTCCAGTGAAAACACGGTTAGACTAGTGTCCGGAGTGAGGGGTGTCATTAGAAAGCAGTTTGTCATACGAATCTTAACTTTCtggtcttttttattttttatttcaagtCTAAATGGGTTTATTGGCGTTATGCTAAggtgtttttatttttatctgATCTCTAGAGCTGTTTGATGTTCATAGATCTGGTTTCCTCCCCATACCTTTGAGTGACAGCACCTCTTTGGTGACACAGAAAGACAACAATAACTGTTTATTGCTGTACGTCTCAGCAGTTGTAGCTGTCAGTTGTATGCTTGGGTCCAGGGATTTCAATTGAAGGACTCATTTAGTGCTGATTAGTGACTAAACTTTCTGTCTTTGTATTTGCTGGCAAACGCATGCATATATTCTCGAATGCTTAACCCCACATTGTGCCAATGATATGATCTCATCTGGTTCCATACAATGAAAGGCCTTAAAGCCATACAATTCCACTGCTCCCATCTAGAGGCACAGGAAGAGCAGTTTCACCTTGAGCTAGAATGAGTCTATATGTGCTCAACAAGAAAATGTTAGTTTTTATTGGCAACTCCCATCCACATACTGCTCTCTATACACACACTTGTGCATAATTTTGTAATAAACCCACCCTTCCCTTTTTATGGTTTATTTCATTGTGGGTGCAGGCACACTTTTTCATCCAAGTTGTTTACTCATGGGCTACAGTACAGCAACCAAAGACTTATCTCACTCTAGGCCCAAATGATTTTGATGTTAACTTTTTTAAATGAttattctctgtccccagctTGCCCTGGGCCAGGGTGTGCGGCGCCTGCATGTGTCTGCAGCCTTCAATGCCAAGGCCAAAGTGTCAATGAGCCGCTTTGAGCCCAGCAACTTCGTCAACTATGAGAAGCTCAATGAGAATGTCAACATTGTGCGCAAGAGGTCAGTATGCCTCTCTGTTTACACTAGAACATgtacctgtttcactgtgtttacAGTGAGATGGGTGGCAGGCCTGTTCTAGTGTGGTGCCATTCTGTTTCTGACTAAGCCGACTTCAATGTCTTGCCTAGGCAATGATGGGACTGTAACGCAGGCTTTTTATGTTAATTGTCAGCTGTACAATTAGAGCTACTTGTAGCCCTTTACAGTAACTCTGCACACTCTCTGCCCTCCCTTTCAGACTCAACCGTCCCCTCACCCTCTCAGAAAAGATTGTCTACGGCCATCTGGATGACCCTGTGGGGCAGGACATTGCCAGGGGCCGTACATACCTGCGTCTGCGACCGGACCGCGTGGCCATGCAGGACGCCACAGCCCAGATGGCCATGCTGCAGTTCATCAGCAGTGGCCTGCCCCAGGTGGCCGTGCCCTCCACCATCCACTGTGATCATCTGATCGAGGCCCAGATTGGAGGAGCCAAGGACCTGGCAAGGGCAAAGgtgagaggtcaggggcaggcctCAAATTTTCCCGACGACAGCCACGGCCGTCTCCCCCCTTTGTGGCCATAATGCCCCCTAACAAAATCCATGCCTTGCGGCCAAGGTGGCTGAATATAATAATCGGGGGATACAATGTGCGTGTCATTCTTATTTCATGTCGAGGCACACAATGAATAAATTGggactgtccacatttacttttcctcagTCAACAAGTTGCATAACATTTACCAAAAGCaatagcctatgtcaatctactatccccccatagtacaaaaataTACCttttctattggtcagcttgttctgtacgagaaataaatattccaaacataatcTGGAACAGTTGTGGGATGATAGATTCCAAATTCATGAAAAAAAACCTGTTTTAAAAGCAGTTGGGCTGGTGCAAAAGATCAGATTTTTTTGCTTGATATGTTGATAAACTGTTGTCTCTTCACAGTATACGTGCACAAGGCAGTAGGCTATATGTGCGACTCTTCCAAAATGCAATTAGTGGGGAAATGTGGCAAATTAAAATATCCTTTAGAAAGAGGGAAGATATTGAGCTGCAGCTAGGATTGTCTGGCTGCTGGACAAGAAAGTTGAACATGAGAGAAATAGCCTACTGGTTTCAATGATATGAGGAAGGGTTTATAAAAATAATTCCCTGAACATTTCTATGGCCAGAATTTGACTAGGCTATTTTGAAgtaaggtaagacatgcctcataaaaTATAAAGTCCAGGTTTGAAACATTTTATGGTTAAATGGCTTCAAAATGCTGACTGACTCCGCTCAAATTGCAAGGTGGGTGACGTTGTGGTGCGCAACAAGCACTGGCCTATCTTGAGTATGTTGACAGAATCAAGCCTTTAGGTGATAATATTAATTATCCTACATTATATTTTTCATTCAAGTTTGGTGCCTCCCTCATGTTGGTgttgacatgaggctgtagccaATATGCATAGCCTATCACCTACACTTAGCTTATTATTTTAGTACTTTTTTCTTAACCAAAAAACACTAGCTTTTCTTTTTTCAAATGCATTTATTGTCTCTTTGGTTAATGTTCTTGGTGACCTAGCAGGTTGGGCACCTCTGCAAGGCCAAATGACCCTGCCCCTAAAATCATGATATTTCAGTCCTGGTCAGGGggatagaggcaggtagcctagctgttaatGGCTTTGGGCTAGTAACGGAAAGTTCACTGGTTCAAATACCGAGCTGGCTATGTGAGCGacacacttaaccctaattgttcaTGTAAGTTgcactggataagagcgtctgctcaaTGACTAAAATGTGAAATCCTCAATCCTGGGGGATGGAGGCAGGACTAGGGAATAAAGTACCAGTAATAATATTTGTCCTTTTCTCTTGGTCCTTAGGATATTAATGCGGAGGTGTATAACTTCCTGGCCAGTGCTGGAGCTAAATATGGAGTGGGCTTCTGGAAACCAGGCTCTGGCATAATCCATCAGGTACAGTAATGAGGCTAATCTGAAATTACACTTTTGAAGGCACTATTTTTCTTAGTGTTGATTTATGATAATGCATTCACTTGATTATATAATTACATTCCAATAAATTGTTTATGAATGTAGGTCCAGAATTTCATTATGTTAATGTGATGTTATGTTAACAAGATATTGCACGTTTATAATGAAGAGCTATGTTTGCAGTGGTAAGTACCATATTTGACTACCATATTGCACCATTTCAGATCATCCTGGAGAACTATGCCTACCCAGGGGTGTTGCTGATTGGCACAGACTCTCACACACCCAATGGTGGCGGACTGGGCTCCATCTGCATTGGAGTGGGAGGGGCTGATGCTGTTGATGTCATGGCTGGCATCCCCTGGGAGCTCAAGTGTCCCAATGTAAGTGTGATTCCTAGTTTATATTTAACAGAAACCTTTTTCCTGAAGTCCCCAGTAATATAGTACAGTGGTATAATGCATTTCTACAACTGATACTACATAAACCTCACTTAACCATGTTTTCCAACGACAGGTTATTGGGGTGAAGCTGACAGGCAAGCTGTCAGGATGGACATCCCCCAAGGATGTGATCCTTAAGGTTGCTGGGATTCTGACCGTGAAGGGAGGTACTGGAGCCATTGTGGAGTACCACGGACCTGGGGTGGACTCCATCTCCTGCACAGGTCCGAGAGAGGGAGGACTTTGTTACCTCTACACACTACTGCACACTTCATAGTGGTTATGCAGTCAATGAGACAGTTTATAATCTATCTAGGATGGTGACCAGCTGATCTCTGATCTAATATACTgtacttgttttttttttgtgctcTTCACACCATACATAATCAAAGTGTTTTACTATCAAGCCACATtgtgattttgtgttgtagaaaTGCCTATAGTAACCTACAGACCATTGTGGGTTTTAGGAATGGCCACTATCTGCAACATGGGGGCTGAGATTGGAGCCACTACCTCTGTGTTCCCCTATAACCACCGCATGAAGACCTACCTGGAGAAGACTGGCCGTGGAGGTCAGTCCATGTCGTCAAACACGCCTGTGTGTGATGTGCAATGATCTCCGGTTATATGCTGAATATGTTTGTGGAAGTCCTgggaatgtgtcccaaatggcaccctattccctatataataaaCTATAAGGGCAATAGGGTGCTACTTTGGACACTCCCCTGAAAGGGTTGTCATTTCATTTTAAAGAGATGTTTGATCCATTTATCTGACCAGTTGCCCTCCCTATCTCAGACATTGCTGCCCTGGCTGACGATTACGCTGACCTGCTGGTTCCTGACGTGGGCTGTGAGTATGACTCAATGGTCGAGATCAACCTAGATGAGGTGAGTGCCCTcccctgctctttctctctctcatacacccCCACACCCCCAACCTAACCATGCTACTTTTCTCTGTCCCTCCAAGCTGAAGCCCCACATCAACGGGCCCTTCACCCCTGACCTGGCCCACCCCATGGCAGACATTGGGGCCACCGCAGTGAAAAATGGCTGGCCCCTGGAAGTCAAAGTGGGTCAGTGCAGCCTTCAGATCCTTTTGACCTCACAGTTGACCACTGGCTCTCACAACTGTCTCTGTTTAGAGCTATTTTTGTGCTATTGCTGtgatattactatattattaacTATACATCTGACTTTAGCCTTGTATACTGATCTATAGATTTTCTACTGAGAAAGTAGACATGCAGCAGGTGGCTCCTTAagctctgtcccctcccctcagGTCTGATTGGCAGCTGCACCAACTCCAGTTATGAGGACATGGGCCGCTCTGCCTCCGTGGCCAAACAGGCCCTAGACAAAGGTCTGAAGTGCAAGGCTGCGTTCACAATCACCCCCGGGTCTGAACAGATTCGCGCCACAATCGAGCGAGATGGATATGTGAGTCCCTGGGCACGGGCAGATGTCTagtataggggaaggggatatgATCAGGGATGTCTTGGGTGCTGGTCACTCACCTTGCAAATCAGGGCGACAGGATAACTTTTGTAAAATATTGTTAACATCCTTGATTCTTAGGAGGATGTCAACTTTGGCACAACTCTGCTCTCTAGTTTTAAGGGAATCATATGTAGCCAATTTGTAATTGGAGCCTTGGATGTTGATATATTCAGCAGGAACTACTTCTTTTAGCTGCTCCTAATTGAAGCTGTATGTTCTGTAGTCCAAGATCCTTGGTGATGTTGGTGGAATGGTCCTGGCCAACGCCTGTGGACCCTGCATTGGACAGTGGGACAGGTAATAATTAGTTGACTTACTCATTTATGTTAAGAGCTGTTGAGGTGATCGTATTActggcagtcatgagtcatgacctcAGTAAAATTCGATGTGACCGTTGGGTCACGGTAATCTCCAgatatgcactctggacatgcatTAGTAGTACGTTCATCAGgttgctaatggcctggtactcaggggcTCTACTGTCCTTTcgaaccactctgacatcaatacaAATATAATCACAAATCGCATGAAAACGGAAtatgcttttaaaactcacctcactgtgattgatcaatttgaagaaagaagttaaACAGGTTGCAACTGAGTGGAAAACAGTTGTGGatgtttcaaagcctaacacaaTGAAATGGACAGCGTTTTTCTAAGGTGACGATTAATCCAAAACAGCCATATGCTGTTTTTTGAATTAATAAGCATAGGCCTATATTTGAGCCCAAGCCCCCACCCCCAAGAGAACTGAATTAAAATAATGATCGTCTTTGTACAATACATGGCTTACCGCATAATATACATGACAGGAAAACGTGTATAAATAAAAGAAATAGGCTGACACAATACCCTTTTAAGCTACCGAATCTCACC from Oncorhynchus nerka isolate Pitt River linkage group LG16, Oner_Uvic_2.0, whole genome shotgun sequence includes:
- the LOC115144176 gene encoding aconitate hydratase, mitochondrial-like; protein product: MATYCLTVARLQLALGQGVRRLHVSAAFNAKAKVSMSRFEPSNFVNYEKLNENVNIVRKRLNRPLTLSEKIVYGHLDDPVGQDIARGRTYLRLRPDRVAMQDATAQMAMLQFISSGLPQVAVPSTIHCDHLIEAQIGGAKDLARAKDINAEVYNFLASAGAKYGVGFWKPGSGIIHQIILENYAYPGVLLIGTDSHTPNGGGLGSICIGVGGADAVDVMAGIPWELKCPNVIGVKLTGKLSGWTSPKDVILKVAGILTVKGGTGAIVEYHGPGVDSISCTGMATICNMGAEIGATTSVFPYNHRMKTYLEKTGRGDIAALADDYADLLVPDVGCEYDSMVEINLDELKPHINGPFTPDLAHPMADIGATAVKNGWPLEVKVGLIGSCTNSSYEDMGRSASVAKQALDKGLKCKAAFTITPGSEQIRATIERDGYSKILGDVGGMVLANACGPCIGQWDRRDVKKGEKNTIVTSYNRNFTARNDANPATHAFVASPEIVTALAIAGTLDFNPEVDYLTAANGEKFKLKPPSADELPKLDFDPGQDTYQHPPAEGGSKLRVDVSPTSTRLQLLEPFDKWAGGDLEDLQILIKVKGKCTTDHISAAGPWLKFRGHLDNISNNMLIGAVNIENDGVNKIKNQLTGEYGGVPDVARHYKANGLSWVVVGDDNYGEGSSREHAALEPRHLGGRCIIVKSFARIHETNLKKQGMLPLTFQNPADYDKIRPDDKISIKGLATFAPGKPLSTVVKHSDGTKDEFQLNHTFNETQIEWFQAGSALNRMKELQ